From Vidua macroura isolate BioBank_ID:100142 chromosome 5, ASM2450914v1, whole genome shotgun sequence, the proteins below share one genomic window:
- the IFT27 gene encoding intraflagellar transport protein 27 homolog isoform X1, translating to MVKLAAKCLLAGDPAVGKSALAQMFRSDGAHFQKNYTLTAGIELLVKAVSVPETSDSVEFFIFDSAGKDLFSEMLEKLWEQPNVLCLVYDVTNEQSFDNCNKWLEKLRAQAVGMHIPGVLVGNKTDLADRRVVEQEQAQEWAEKHGLEYCEMSVKEMKNFEAPFHILAKLFHQLYKEKVESFHSLA from the exons gCGATCCAGCTGTGGGTAAGAGTGCTTTAGCCCAGATGTTTCGCAGTGATGGGGCTCATTTTCAGAAGAACTACACACTG ACAGCGGGCATAGAACTGTTGGTGAAGGCTGTATCAGTTCCAGAGACAAGTGATAGTGTG GAATTCTTCATTTTTGACTCTGCAGGAAAAGAtctattttctgaaatgctggAGAAACTG TGGGAGCAACCCAACGTCCTGTGCCTTGTGTATGATGTCACTAATGAGCAATCCTTCGACAACTGTAACAAATGGTTGGAGAAGCTGAGGGCTCAAGCAGTTGGGATGCACATCCCAG gtGTCTTAGTGGGGAATAAAACAGACCTAGCTGATCGTCGAGTTGTGGAGCAGGAACAAGCACAGGAGTGGGCTGAGAAACATGGCCTGGAATACTGTGAGATGTCAGTG aaggaaatgaaaaattttgagGCCCCTTTCCACATCCTGGCAAAGTTATTCCACCAACTGTACAAAGAGAAAGTGGAAAGTTTTCACTCACTAGCCTGA
- the IFT27 gene encoding intraflagellar transport protein 27 homolog isoform X2 — protein MVKLAAKCLLAGDPAVGKSALAQMFRSDGAHFQKNYTLTAGIELLVKAVSVPETSDSVWEQPNVLCLVYDVTNEQSFDNCNKWLEKLRAQAVGMHIPGVLVGNKTDLADRRVVEQEQAQEWAEKHGLEYCEMSVKEMKNFEAPFHILAKLFHQLYKEKVESFHSLA, from the exons gCGATCCAGCTGTGGGTAAGAGTGCTTTAGCCCAGATGTTTCGCAGTGATGGGGCTCATTTTCAGAAGAACTACACACTG ACAGCGGGCATAGAACTGTTGGTGAAGGCTGTATCAGTTCCAGAGACAAGTGATAGTGTG TGGGAGCAACCCAACGTCCTGTGCCTTGTGTATGATGTCACTAATGAGCAATCCTTCGACAACTGTAACAAATGGTTGGAGAAGCTGAGGGCTCAAGCAGTTGGGATGCACATCCCAG gtGTCTTAGTGGGGAATAAAACAGACCTAGCTGATCGTCGAGTTGTGGAGCAGGAACAAGCACAGGAGTGGGCTGAGAAACATGGCCTGGAATACTGTGAGATGTCAGTG aaggaaatgaaaaattttgagGCCCCTTTCCACATCCTGGCAAAGTTATTCCACCAACTGTACAAAGAGAAAGTGGAAAGTTTTCACTCACTAGCCTGA